A region from the Actinoplanes sp. OR16 genome encodes:
- a CDS encoding RNA polymerase sigma factor, with protein MRTLPDADDVRIRDGLIAGSEESLAEVYDRYSPLVYGLALQTTRDRGAAEDITQEVFVDLWQRPERFDPCRAPLGGWLSMIARRRGIDWVRRRRAHLHALAFVADGEPEHRVEEAVLVSATHTQVRRAVADLPATHRQAVLLAYYDGLTYREVAVALNIPEGTAKWRLRNALHRIGERLTAEGIHQE; from the coding sequence ATGCGCACGCTGCCGGACGCCGACGACGTGCGGATCCGTGACGGGCTGATCGCGGGTTCGGAGGAGAGCCTGGCCGAGGTGTACGACCGGTACAGCCCGCTCGTCTACGGCCTCGCACTGCAGACGACCCGCGATCGTGGAGCGGCCGAGGACATCACCCAGGAGGTGTTCGTCGATCTGTGGCAGCGGCCGGAACGCTTCGACCCGTGCCGCGCTCCGCTCGGCGGCTGGCTCAGCATGATCGCGCGCCGCCGCGGCATCGACTGGGTGCGCCGGCGTCGTGCGCACCTGCATGCGCTGGCCTTCGTGGCCGACGGCGAACCGGAACATCGGGTCGAGGAGGCGGTGCTGGTCTCGGCCACGCACACGCAGGTCCGCCGGGCCGTCGCGGACCTGCCCGCGACACATCGGCAGGCGGTGCTGCTGGCCTACTACGACGGGCTGACCTATCGGGAGGTCGCTGTCGCGCTGAACATTCCGGAGGGAACGGCGAAGTGGCGATTACGCAACGCCCTGCACCGCATCGGCGAACGCCTCACCGCCGAAGGCATCCACCAGGAATGA
- a CDS encoding helix-turn-helix transcriptional regulator produces the protein MRNHITARRAERGWTQADLAQRAGVSRQTINAIETGKFDPSLPLAFRLARLFEQRIEELFLDEQ, from the coding sequence ATGAGGAACCACATCACGGCCCGCCGCGCCGAGCGTGGCTGGACCCAGGCTGACCTGGCCCAGCGCGCCGGCGTCTCGCGCCAGACGATCAACGCCATCGAGACCGGCAAGTTCGATCCGAGTCTTCCGCTCGCGTTCCGGCTCGCCAGGCTGTTCGAACAGCGGATCGAGGAGCTGTTCCTGGACGAGCAGTAG
- a CDS encoding maleylpyruvate isomerase family mycothiol-dependent enzyme, producing the protein MIENGHVGDLAGPYAVGACSPAEAATVAGHVTTCPSCAAEIDTLSRTAEWIGASAARRPPPPLRARVLSAALAARPARPALDAEAMRLTEVYTAQVRELDRLLGALTPEQWSQPSAPHTSVRGLVAHLSGNDRVVADAADVHAASSGSDPALLDRESAGPAGEGVRADGAGVRGMWRRQAGALISSLSHAGGDVLGREVQLAGRSGVRRPLREAMIQRGFETWIHAEDVRAVLDLPPREPGPRQVADIVGFALGLLPEAMRAAGHRGTVELNLTGDDSRVGLVGDGEAVARVTLPAERFCRLLAGRLTPDAAGAEIDGDARAANALLTVASTMGCE; encoded by the coding sequence ATGATCGAGAACGGACACGTCGGCGACCTGGCCGGACCGTACGCCGTGGGCGCCTGCTCCCCCGCCGAAGCGGCCACCGTCGCCGGCCACGTGACCACCTGCCCATCCTGCGCCGCCGAGATAGACACCCTGTCCCGGACCGCCGAGTGGATCGGCGCCTCGGCGGCCCGCCGGCCACCCCCGCCCCTCCGCGCCCGGGTCCTGTCCGCCGCCTTGGCAGCCCGCCCGGCCCGCCCAGCCCTGGACGCCGAGGCCATGCGGCTGACCGAGGTCTATACCGCACAGGTCCGGGAGTTGGATCGGCTGCTCGGGGCACTGACGCCTGAGCAGTGGTCGCAGCCGTCGGCGCCGCACACGAGCGTTCGAGGGCTGGTGGCTCATCTGTCCGGGAACGATCGGGTGGTTGCGGACGCTGCCGACGTGCACGCAGCGAGCTCGGGCAGCGACCCCGCACTCCTGGATCGGGAAAGCGCCGGACCGGCGGGTGAGGGGGTGAGAGCTGATGGTGCCGGCGTACGAGGAATGTGGCGCAGGCAAGCCGGCGCCCTCATCTCCTCGCTCAGCCACGCAGGGGGTGACGTGCTGGGCCGGGAGGTGCAGCTCGCGGGGCGCAGCGGCGTCCGGCGGCCGCTGCGGGAGGCGATGATCCAGCGGGGGTTCGAGACGTGGATCCATGCTGAGGACGTACGCGCGGTGCTCGATCTGCCCCCTCGGGAGCCGGGCCCGCGGCAGGTCGCGGACATCGTCGGGTTCGCTCTGGGACTGCTGCCGGAGGCCATGAGAGCCGCTGGGCACCGTGGAACGGTCGAGCTGAATCTGACCGGAGACGACAGCCGGGTCGGTCTCGTCGGCGACGGAGAAGCGGTGGCACGAGTGACGCTGCCGGCGGAACGATTCTGCCGGCTGCTGGCCGGGCGGCTGACGCCGGACGCGGCCGGTGCGGAGATCGACGGCGACGCGAGAGCGGCGAATGCCCTGCTCACCGTGGCGTCCACGATGGGGTGTGAGTGA
- a CDS encoding ABC transporter ATP-binding protein has product MSVIQVRGIEKSYKDLHVLKGVDLTVERGQIFALLGSNGAGKTTLVRILSTLVRSDSGTAAVNDFDVLTQAAKVRGAISLTGQFAAVDEILSGRENLILVARLRHLKDAGRIADDLLQRFSLTDAGGRKVATYSGGMRRRLDIAMSLIGDPPVIFLDEPTTGLDPEARVEVWEAVKGLAARGTTVLLTTQYLEEAEQLADRIAILHQGKIIVNGTLAELKRLLPPAEIAYVEKQPTLEEIFFAVVSSPKDPS; this is encoded by the coding sequence ATGAGCGTCATCCAGGTTCGCGGGATCGAGAAGTCCTACAAGGATCTGCACGTGCTGAAGGGCGTCGACCTCACCGTCGAACGCGGCCAGATCTTCGCCCTGCTCGGCTCCAACGGCGCCGGCAAGACCACGCTGGTGCGCATCCTCTCCACCCTGGTGAGGAGCGATTCCGGTACGGCCGCCGTCAACGACTTCGATGTGCTCACCCAAGCGGCGAAGGTGCGTGGCGCGATCAGCCTGACCGGGCAGTTCGCCGCCGTCGACGAGATCCTCAGCGGCCGCGAGAACCTCATCCTGGTCGCCCGGCTGCGGCACCTGAAGGACGCCGGCCGGATCGCCGACGACCTGCTCCAGCGGTTCTCGCTGACCGACGCCGGCGGACGCAAGGTCGCGACGTACTCCGGTGGCATGCGCCGCCGGCTCGACATCGCGATGAGCCTGATCGGCGACCCTCCGGTGATCTTCCTGGACGAGCCGACGACAGGCCTCGACCCGGAGGCCCGCGTCGAGGTGTGGGAGGCGGTGAAGGGCCTGGCCGCCCGCGGCACGACGGTGCTGCTGACCACGCAGTACCTGGAAGAGGCCGAGCAGCTCGCCGACCGGATCGCCATCCTGCACCAAGGAAAGATCATCGTGAACGGCACGCTGGCCGAGCTCAAGCGGCTGCTCCCGCCCGCCGAGATCGCGTACGTCGAGAAGCAGCCCACCCTCGAAGAGATCTTCTTCGCCGTCGTCTCCTCACCGAAGGATCCGTCATGA
- a CDS encoding penicillin acylase family protein has product MPRPHIALLTAGALIAALLSGVPPAQAGSVVRDANGVPHLRAGNRYELFRLQGRVHAEDRMFQMDVSRRRGSGTLAELIGSSALASDVQMRTMGLRRTAEKSLAVLSAETRTALRAYAQGVNDWLAGQELPDQYRTVNVTKVAPWTEVDSIVVIKTLAFSLSFDLDIDRTSAVSAYDAAGYDGQKAVFGDVMPFAPFAPASPLADFTPSPRADLPESVTRMAADYLERAVQAAPITEALNRSGDRGSNSWVIGGRHTASGRPILASDPHLSLESPSTFHPIDLRGGGFDVQGDSLPGAPFVILGQNRRIAYAATQHFMDVSDTYAEKVVPDPASPSGLSTLHRGQREPITAIPETFRVNPRAAGRHDALDVVPAGGTIPARTLIVPRRNNGPLLSYDQKAGTGLSVQYTGFSPSAELDAFRLFNLARDVREFQEALQFFDVGGQHFVYADVTGTIAYFTNSEVPIREDLQAGKVHGNPPYLLRDGTGGNEWLPVRNRQPHQLLPYEIMPFSELPKVVDPPSGFIVSANNDSTGNTFDNDMLNQRRPGGGISYVSFFHNGFRAARITDMVRAAVRKGGVTSADVVAMQADTTAIDAQYFAPMAGEALARARTSSEPSLAALASDPRIVEAAGRLSRWNHTYPTGIAEGFDAADSAAELAAPSRQEIEASVAATVYVLWRGRFVTEVFDKHLKAGLPAVGDSHAMQALKRLVARGGVGESGIDFFAVPGIADPTARRDFLVLTSLRDALDLAASSAFAAAFGGSADQDGYRWGRLHRITLVSPLGPPYTVPSPGNRFEPPLAGLSGIPVDGGSNVPDVSGHPLRADTPEKFLISLVPARRFVAQALPSGWQTLDSLPGGVSENPGDRFEQNLLRGWLSNDPYQLTGR; this is encoded by the coding sequence ATGCCCAGACCACACATCGCCCTGCTCACCGCCGGCGCCCTGATCGCCGCCCTGCTCAGCGGCGTGCCACCGGCCCAGGCCGGCTCGGTCGTGCGGGACGCGAACGGTGTTCCGCATCTGCGGGCCGGCAACCGGTACGAGTTGTTCCGGCTGCAGGGCCGGGTGCACGCCGAGGATCGGATGTTCCAGATGGACGTCTCGCGCCGGCGTGGATCCGGCACCCTCGCCGAACTGATCGGGAGCAGCGCCCTCGCCAGTGACGTGCAGATGAGGACCATGGGGTTGCGCCGGACCGCGGAGAAGAGTCTCGCGGTGTTGTCGGCGGAGACCCGCACGGCGCTCCGGGCGTACGCGCAGGGGGTGAACGATTGGCTGGCCGGCCAGGAATTGCCTGATCAATATCGGACCGTGAACGTCACCAAGGTCGCGCCGTGGACCGAGGTGGACAGCATCGTGGTGATCAAGACGCTGGCGTTCAGCCTGTCGTTCGATCTCGACATCGACCGGACCAGTGCGGTGAGCGCATACGACGCGGCCGGGTACGACGGGCAGAAAGCGGTCTTCGGCGACGTGATGCCGTTCGCGCCGTTCGCCCCGGCCTCCCCGCTGGCGGACTTCACGCCGAGCCCGCGGGCGGACCTGCCGGAATCGGTCACCCGGATGGCCGCCGACTACCTGGAACGGGCCGTGCAGGCGGCGCCGATCACCGAGGCGCTGAACCGTTCCGGTGACCGCGGCTCCAATTCCTGGGTGATCGGCGGGCGGCACACCGCGAGCGGCCGGCCGATTCTCGCCAGTGACCCGCACCTGAGCCTGGAATCGCCGTCGACATTCCACCCGATCGATCTGCGGGGTGGCGGATTCGACGTGCAGGGCGACAGCCTGCCCGGCGCGCCGTTCGTGATCCTCGGGCAGAACCGCCGGATCGCGTACGCCGCCACACAGCATTTCATGGACGTGAGCGACACCTACGCCGAAAAGGTGGTGCCGGACCCGGCGTCGCCGAGCGGCCTGTCCACCCTCCATCGGGGGCAGCGCGAGCCGATCACGGCCATTCCCGAGACGTTCCGGGTCAATCCGCGCGCGGCCGGCCGGCACGACGCCCTCGACGTGGTGCCGGCGGGCGGGACCATTCCGGCGCGGACGCTGATCGTGCCGCGGCGCAACAACGGGCCGCTGCTCTCCTATGATCAGAAGGCCGGAACCGGGCTGTCGGTGCAGTACACCGGTTTCTCGCCGTCGGCCGAACTCGACGCTTTCCGGCTCTTCAACCTGGCCCGCGACGTGCGGGAATTCCAGGAGGCGCTGCAGTTCTTCGACGTCGGCGGGCAGCATTTCGTCTACGCCGACGTGACCGGGACGATCGCCTACTTCACCAACTCCGAAGTGCCGATCCGTGAGGACCTGCAAGCCGGGAAGGTGCACGGCAACCCGCCGTACCTGCTCCGCGACGGCACCGGTGGCAACGAATGGCTTCCGGTGCGGAACCGGCAACCACACCAGCTTCTGCCGTACGAGATCATGCCCTTCTCCGAACTCCCGAAGGTGGTCGATCCGCCGTCCGGGTTCATCGTGTCGGCGAACAACGACTCGACGGGGAACACCTTCGACAACGACATGCTGAATCAGCGCCGGCCGGGTGGCGGAATCTCGTACGTCAGCTTCTTCCACAACGGTTTCCGCGCCGCGCGCATCACCGACATGGTGCGAGCCGCCGTGCGTAAGGGCGGGGTCACGTCGGCGGACGTGGTGGCGATGCAGGCCGACACGACAGCCATCGACGCGCAGTACTTCGCGCCGATGGCCGGTGAGGCGCTGGCCCGCGCCCGGACCAGTTCCGAACCGTCACTGGCCGCGCTGGCATCCGACCCCCGGATCGTCGAGGCGGCCGGGCGGCTGAGCCGGTGGAACCACACCTACCCGACCGGAATCGCCGAAGGGTTCGACGCCGCCGACAGCGCCGCCGAACTGGCCGCGCCGTCACGACAGGAGATCGAGGCCAGCGTGGCCGCCACCGTCTACGTGCTGTGGCGCGGACGATTCGTCACCGAGGTCTTCGACAAGCACCTGAAGGCGGGCCTGCCGGCGGTCGGCGACTCCCACGCCATGCAGGCGCTGAAACGGCTGGTCGCGCGCGGGGGAGTCGGCGAATCGGGCATCGACTTCTTCGCCGTACCGGGCATCGCCGATCCGACCGCCCGGCGCGACTTCCTCGTGCTCACGAGCCTGCGGGACGCGCTCGACCTGGCCGCGAGCAGCGCTTTCGCGGCGGCCTTCGGCGGATCGGCGGACCAGGACGGCTACCGCTGGGGCAGGCTGCACCGCATCACGCTCGTATCGCCGCTGGGCCCGCCCTACACGGTCCCGTCGCCGGGCAACCGCTTCGAGCCTCCGCTGGCCGGGCTGTCCGGCATCCCGGTCGACGGCGGCTCCAACGTCCCGGACGTCTCCGGTCACCCGCTGCGGGCCGACACCCCGGAGAAGTTCCTGATCAGCCTGGTGCCGGCACGTCGCTTCGTGGCCCAGGCGCTCCCGTCCGGCTGGCAGACGCTCGACTCGCTGCCCGGCGGCGTCAGCGAGAACCCCGGCGACCGCTTCGAGCAGAACCTGCTGCGAGGCTGGCTGTCGAACGACCCCTATCAGCTGACCGGCCGCTGA
- a CDS encoding helix-turn-helix transcriptional regulator, which yields MSSAEDLAAFAGLLADRTRAAICLALLDGRAWTAGELAAHAGVARSTATEHLNRLLGGGLLSEVRQGRHRYVRLAGPGVAQLLEDMTSALQPGPAPPRAPARGLGAITGTGPAPARGLKAITAAEALRRGRTCYDHLAGRLGIAVTDAMTARGLLDQTGGFALTAAGRRWFTGTLGLDVQAGTRPQARGCLDWTERRPHLAGVAGARLCEHFFASDWLIRIGSGRAVRLTAAGEIALRELLHVKDA from the coding sequence GTGAGCAGCGCTGAGGACCTGGCCGCGTTCGCCGGGCTGCTGGCCGACCGCACCCGCGCGGCCATCTGCCTCGCCCTGCTCGACGGCCGCGCCTGGACCGCCGGTGAGCTGGCCGCGCACGCCGGCGTGGCCCGGTCCACGGCCACCGAACACCTGAACCGCCTCCTCGGCGGCGGACTGCTCAGCGAAGTACGACAGGGGCGGCACCGCTACGTCCGGCTCGCCGGTCCGGGCGTCGCCCAGCTCCTCGAGGACATGACGAGCGCGCTGCAGCCCGGCCCCGCGCCGCCACGCGCACCCGCGCGCGGATTGGGAGCGATCACCGGGACCGGCCCCGCACCGGCGCGGGGGCTGAAAGCGATCACGGCTGCCGAGGCTCTGCGGCGGGGCCGGACCTGTTACGACCATCTGGCCGGCCGGCTCGGGATCGCGGTCACCGACGCGATGACGGCCCGGGGCCTGCTGGATCAGACCGGCGGGTTCGCGCTGACGGCGGCCGGGCGTCGCTGGTTCACCGGCACCCTGGGACTCGATGTGCAGGCGGGAACACGTCCGCAGGCCCGCGGCTGCCTCGACTGGACCGAGCGCCGCCCGCACCTGGCCGGCGTGGCCGGGGCTCGGCTGTGCGAGCACTTCTTCGCCAGCGACTGGCTGATCCGGATCGGGTCCGGGCGGGCGGTACGTCTCACCGCGGCCGGCGAGATCGCTCTGCGCGAGCTGCTCCATGTAAAGGACGCTTGA
- a CDS encoding DUF1048 domain-containing protein produces MTMFTRFIETVIGDKKQWRDYKARARSLPPPYNEAIDALERYVMYFGPGDDPVPLLLDLLDLFEQSAADGTPIRQIVGDDPVEFAETFLNNYPKGNWIVRERRRLTDAINQAASR; encoded by the coding sequence ATGACCATGTTCACCAGGTTCATCGAGACGGTGATCGGCGACAAGAAGCAGTGGCGCGACTACAAGGCCCGGGCCCGGAGCCTCCCGCCGCCCTACAACGAGGCCATCGACGCCCTTGAGCGGTACGTGATGTATTTCGGTCCCGGCGACGACCCCGTCCCCCTGCTGCTGGACCTGCTCGACCTGTTCGAGCAGAGCGCCGCGGACGGCACTCCGATCCGGCAGATCGTCGGCGACGACCCGGTGGAGTTCGCCGAGACGTTCCTGAACAACTACCCGAAGGGCAACTGGATCGTCCGGGAACGCCGGCGGCTCACCGACGCGATCAACCAGGCGGCTTCCCGATGA
- a CDS encoding PadR family transcriptional regulator produces MGKQMTEMLKGVLEGIVLALLAVRPAYGYEITARLRERGFAEIAEGTVYALLVRVEQRGYVDVEKVPSEKGPPRKVYSLNPQGREYLDEFWASWGFLAERLDQLHSQPHDEGDRK; encoded by the coding sequence GTGGGTAAGCAGATGACCGAGATGCTCAAGGGCGTACTGGAGGGCATCGTCCTGGCGCTGCTCGCCGTCCGGCCCGCGTACGGCTACGAGATCACGGCACGGCTGCGCGAGCGGGGCTTCGCCGAGATCGCCGAGGGCACCGTCTACGCGCTGCTGGTCCGGGTCGAGCAGCGCGGATACGTCGACGTCGAGAAGGTCCCGTCGGAGAAGGGGCCACCGCGCAAGGTGTACTCCCTCAACCCCCAGGGCCGGGAGTACCTCGACGAGTTCTGGGCGTCCTGGGGATTCCTCGCCGAACGGCTCGATCAACTCCACTCGCAGCCCCACGATGAAGGAGACCGGAAATGA
- a CDS encoding dihydrofolate reductase family protein, whose product MGTISIDLFTTLDLVAQAPGNPEEDPENGFAFGGWQAPLFDEAVGAQVEGAIQKTDALLLGRRTYDIFAAYWPHQQDGHNSSIATTFNRIPKYVASRGAPKLDWAGSAQLGPDLASAVREIKDRHDDIHVIGSLDLVQSLLRERLFDRLVLWVYPIVLGSGKKVFDGGAVPANLELLEPAFTSPGGAVLLRYGIKDGLPGTGDMADL is encoded by the coding sequence ATGGGCACGATCTCCATCGACCTGTTCACCACTCTCGACCTGGTCGCCCAGGCGCCGGGCAATCCGGAGGAGGACCCGGAGAACGGATTCGCGTTCGGCGGCTGGCAGGCGCCGCTGTTCGACGAGGCGGTCGGCGCGCAGGTCGAGGGCGCCATCCAGAAGACCGACGCGCTGCTGCTGGGCCGGCGCACCTACGACATCTTCGCCGCCTACTGGCCGCATCAGCAGGACGGGCACAACAGCAGCATCGCCACGACGTTCAACCGCATCCCCAAGTACGTCGCGTCCCGCGGCGCGCCGAAACTGGACTGGGCCGGTTCGGCGCAACTCGGTCCGGACCTGGCTTCCGCCGTACGAGAGATCAAGGATCGTCATGACGACATCCACGTGATCGGAAGCCTGGATCTCGTGCAGTCACTGCTGCGGGAGCGGCTGTTCGACAGGCTCGTGCTCTGGGTCTACCCGATCGTGCTGGGCAGCGGCAAGAAGGTCTTCGACGGCGGCGCGGTCCCGGCAAACCTGGAGCTTCTCGAGCCGGCGTTCACCTCACCGGGCGGCGCGGTGCTGCTGCGCTATGGGATCAAGGACGGCCTTCCCGGTACGGGTGACATGGCCGATCTCTGA
- a CDS encoding SRPBCC family protein, translated as MARFTVVRDVRASAATAWAVLVDWPRHGDWVPLTTVRTLTPRPDGVGARFVARTGVGPLGFDDPMTVTAWEPPDGDRAGRCEVVKSGRVVHGGAVFTVTPLSGSRCRVAWTEDVTVSPRRLTRHADPLVGLAGRFAFATTLRAFAKDAERAAVRD; from the coding sequence ATGGCCCGTTTCACCGTCGTGCGTGATGTGCGTGCGTCCGCCGCCACTGCCTGGGCCGTGCTGGTGGACTGGCCTAGGCACGGTGATTGGGTGCCGCTGACCACGGTGCGGACTCTGACGCCACGGCCGGACGGGGTCGGCGCGCGGTTCGTCGCCCGGACCGGGGTGGGGCCGCTCGGATTCGACGACCCGATGACGGTCACCGCCTGGGAGCCGCCGGACGGTGACCGGGCCGGGCGCTGCGAAGTGGTCAAGTCGGGCCGGGTCGTGCACGGCGGTGCGGTGTTCACGGTGACGCCGCTGTCCGGTTCGCGCTGCCGGGTCGCGTGGACCGAGGACGTGACCGTCTCGCCGCGGCGGCTGACCCGGCACGCCGACCCGCTGGTGGGACTGGCCGGCCGCTTCGCCTTCGCGACCACGCTGCGAGCGTTCGCCAAGGACGCCGAGCGGGCCGCCGTCCGGGACTGA
- a CDS encoding RidA family protein: MTTERTAINPWTWSAGLGFNQGELVGGTLYCSGQTAMSEDGRPQHDGDMAAQLALALDNVEAVLREAGMSLANLVRLNVYTTDVDGLFPHYGVLAGRLAAAGVAPATTMLGVTRLAIPGQLVEVEATAVA; the protein is encoded by the coding sequence ATGACAACGGAACGCACAGCGATCAACCCGTGGACGTGGTCGGCGGGGTTGGGCTTCAACCAGGGTGAGCTGGTCGGAGGCACCCTCTACTGCTCCGGGCAGACCGCGATGAGCGAGGACGGCAGGCCGCAGCACGACGGTGACATGGCGGCTCAGCTCGCGCTGGCCCTCGACAACGTCGAGGCGGTGCTGCGGGAGGCCGGCATGTCGCTGGCGAACCTGGTGCGGCTCAACGTCTACACCACCGACGTCGACGGGCTGTTCCCGCACTACGGGGTGCTGGCCGGGCGTCTCGCGGCGGCCGGGGTGGCGCCGGCGACCACGATGCTCGGCGTCACCAGGCTGGCCATCCCCGGCCAGCTCGTCGAGGTGGAGGCGACCGCCGTGGCCTGA
- a CDS encoding YafY family protein, with protein MRADRLVSLVLLLRQRGRMTAEALAAALEVSTRTVLRDIEALSAAGVPVYAERGRHGGFALLPGFRTELTGLNHDETLALLTTGSGSLGLGPALSSAIRKVVDALPESHRATVTDAAQRILIEPESDLLSRRQINDNLPGTSILEVRRAVLAGNRLRIHYAASAQPAQWRVVDPIGLVTVRGRGYLLATRSGADRTYRLSRILDAVRLPEPAQRPDRVDLDRIWQERCAQFLSGDHIPVLVRVEPSRREDLLSAAVAVRAEEPSPDGRLRLEVTFQDLRHAVWALWQLGADAEALSPPSLRTALHERAALVAARYSGPT; from the coding sequence ATGCGCGCTGATCGTCTGGTCTCGCTGGTGCTGCTGCTGCGCCAGCGCGGCCGGATGACGGCGGAGGCCCTCGCCGCCGCCCTGGAGGTCTCCACCCGGACCGTGCTGCGCGACATCGAAGCGCTCTCCGCGGCGGGCGTCCCGGTCTACGCCGAACGCGGCCGGCACGGCGGATTCGCCCTGCTCCCCGGCTTCCGCACCGAACTGACCGGCCTCAATCACGACGAGACCCTGGCCCTGCTGACCACCGGTTCCGGCTCCCTCGGCCTCGGTCCGGCCCTCTCCTCGGCGATCCGCAAGGTGGTCGACGCGCTCCCGGAGAGCCATCGGGCCACGGTCACCGACGCCGCACAACGCATCCTCATCGAGCCGGAGAGCGACCTCCTTTCCCGCCGGCAGATCAACGACAACCTTCCCGGTACGTCGATTCTCGAAGTGCGGAGAGCCGTTCTCGCCGGGAATCGGCTGCGCATCCACTACGCAGCCAGTGCTCAGCCGGCGCAGTGGCGGGTCGTGGATCCGATCGGCCTGGTGACCGTCCGGGGCCGGGGTTACCTGCTGGCGACCCGGTCCGGCGCCGACCGCACGTACCGCCTCTCCCGCATCCTCGACGCCGTCCGGCTCCCCGAACCGGCCCAGCGCCCCGACCGTGTCGACCTGGACCGCATCTGGCAGGAACGCTGCGCGCAGTTCCTCTCCGGCGACCACATCCCGGTCCTGGTCCGCGTCGAGCCGTCCCGGCGCGAGGACCTGCTCTCCGCGGCCGTAGCAGTCCGAGCCGAGGAACCGTCTCCGGACGGCCGGCTGCGACTGGAGGTCACCTTCCAAGATCTGCGCCACGCGGTCTGGGCGTTGTGGCAGCTCGGCGCCGACGCGGAGGCGCTGTCACCGCCGTCGTTGCGCACCGCCCTGCACGAACGGGCCGCGCTCGTCGCCGCCCGTTACTCGGGCCCCACGTAG
- a CDS encoding ABC transporter permease, which translates to MNAHSVGDTIVLTGRSLKHVTRSVDTIITTAVTPIALMLMFVYVFGGAIDIGAESYVNYMLPGILLITVASGVAYTSYRLFMDLKSGIVERFQSLPIARSGILWAHVLTSVVAILLSLLLVVGVALLMGFRSSAGPAAWPAVAGILLLFTLALTWIAVIAGLSAQTVEGAGAFAYPLIFLPFISSAFVPTSTMPAAVRAFAENQPVTSIVDAIRDLLAGNPVGDAIWTALAWCLAILTVSYVVALTLYRRKVS; encoded by the coding sequence ATGAACGCGCACTCCGTCGGCGACACGATCGTGCTGACCGGCCGCTCGCTGAAGCACGTCACCCGCAGCGTGGACACCATCATCACGACCGCCGTCACGCCGATCGCCCTGATGCTGATGTTCGTCTACGTCTTCGGCGGGGCCATCGACATCGGCGCCGAGTCGTACGTGAACTACATGCTCCCCGGCATCCTGCTGATCACGGTGGCGTCCGGGGTGGCGTACACGTCCTATCGCCTCTTCATGGATCTCAAGAGCGGGATCGTCGAGCGTTTCCAGTCGTTGCCGATCGCCCGCTCGGGGATCTTATGGGCACATGTGCTGACATCGGTGGTCGCGATCCTGCTCTCCCTGCTGCTCGTCGTCGGCGTCGCCCTGCTCATGGGCTTCCGGTCCAGCGCAGGCCCGGCGGCGTGGCCCGCGGTCGCCGGCATCCTCCTCCTCTTCACGCTGGCACTGACCTGGATCGCCGTGATCGCCGGACTGTCGGCGCAGACGGTGGAAGGGGCGGGAGCGTTCGCGTACCCCCTGATCTTCCTGCCCTTCATCAGCTCCGCCTTCGTCCCGACCTCGACGATGCCCGCCGCGGTGCGCGCCTTCGCCGAGAACCAGCCCGTCACCTCGATCGTCGACGCCATCCGCGACCTGCTGGCCGGCAACCCGGTAGGCGACGCCATCTGGACCGCCCTGGCCTGGTGCCTGGCCATCCTGACCGTCTCCTACGTGGTGGCCCTGACCCTCTACCGCCGCAAGGTCTCCTGA